A part of Fimbriimonadia bacterium genomic DNA contains:
- the lpdA gene encoding dihydrolipoyl dehydrogenase, translating into MRTPSYSTESASVIAPSKPRSKKRVLEGPHGTDIIPETTLEPLEKKKPMSNGRHEYDVCVIGAGPGGYVAAIRAAQHGLHTACVEKSHLGGTCLNWGCIPSKVMIAAVERFEQVKHAEKMGIELPGQPTFDFAKMMDRKDKVVDAQRRGIAALFKKNKVDHLQGQAVFLDPNTIELVAEGEKRKVTARNFIIATGSSAVRIPIPGLTGDNVWTSDDAVTATSVPKRMLILGGGAVGCEFAYVFNGAGAEVTLVEMMPNLVPMMDEDLGKELAKLFGRSKIKVHVNSTVEKCEQKGDGWHCFVSTPDGVTEVVVDVVLLGVGRKANTEGLNVEKVGVRLHKRGIEVINERMQTHVPHIYAIGDVIGKIQLAHVASAEALVAAANCADIPAEMSYKAVPDVVYTAPELAAVGLTEKAAAEAGRPLKIGRFAFRPLGRAMAALEQEGFVKVVADAEHGEVLGVHMIGPHASSLIHEAVAAVQMEATLEELEQTIHAHPSFAEALGEAIHDAQGHAIHKA; encoded by the coding sequence ATGAGAACCCCGTCCTATTCCACCGAGTCTGCGAGCGTGATCGCCCCTAGCAAACCTAGGAGCAAGAAGCGCGTACTCGAAGGACCTCACGGCACGGACATCATCCCCGAAACCACCCTCGAGCCACTGGAGAAGAAGAAGCCTATGTCCAACGGTCGCCACGAGTACGACGTGTGCGTGATAGGCGCAGGGCCTGGCGGCTATGTTGCTGCCATTCGCGCCGCGCAGCACGGCCTACACACCGCCTGCGTCGAGAAGTCGCACCTCGGGGGCACTTGCCTAAACTGGGGCTGCATTCCCAGCAAAGTGATGATTGCCGCGGTGGAACGCTTCGAGCAAGTGAAGCACGCCGAGAAGATGGGAATCGAACTGCCTGGCCAGCCGACATTCGACTTTGCAAAGATGATGGACCGGAAGGACAAGGTGGTGGATGCCCAGCGGCGTGGCATCGCTGCGCTGTTCAAAAAGAACAAGGTGGACCACCTCCAGGGGCAAGCGGTGTTCCTTGACCCGAACACCATCGAACTGGTTGCGGAGGGCGAGAAGCGCAAGGTAACGGCACGCAACTTCATCATCGCAACTGGCTCGTCCGCGGTGCGCATCCCCATCCCGGGACTCACCGGGGACAACGTTTGGACCAGCGATGACGCCGTGACCGCCACCTCGGTGCCGAAGCGGATGCTGATCCTGGGTGGCGGTGCGGTCGGCTGCGAGTTCGCCTACGTGTTCAACGGCGCCGGTGCCGAGGTTACGCTCGTCGAGATGATGCCCAACCTGGTTCCGATGATGGACGAGGACCTGGGCAAGGAGCTCGCCAAGCTGTTCGGGCGGAGCAAGATCAAGGTACACGTGAACAGCACGGTCGAGAAGTGCGAGCAGAAAGGGGACGGCTGGCACTGCTTCGTGAGCACGCCGGACGGCGTCACCGAGGTCGTGGTGGACGTCGTGCTGCTCGGCGTCGGACGCAAGGCTAACACGGAAGGCCTGAACGTCGAGAAGGTGGGCGTCCGCCTGCACAAGCGCGGCATCGAGGTAATCAACGAGCGGATGCAGACGCACGTGCCGCACATCTATGCAATCGGCGACGTGATCGGAAAGATTCAGCTTGCACACGTCGCCTCTGCGGAGGCGCTAGTCGCCGCTGCCAACTGCGCAGACATCCCCGCCGAGATGAGCTACAAGGCCGTGCCGGACGTTGTCTACACGGCTCCGGAGCTCGCCGCGGTGGGATTGACCGAGAAAGCTGCCGCGGAAGCCGGCAGGCCTCTCAAGATTGGGCGATTCGCGTTCCGTCCACTCGGCCGGGCGATGGCGGCATTGGAGCAGGAAGGCTTCGTCAAGGTGGTCGCAGACGCCGAGCACGGCGAGGTGCTGGGAGTGCATATGATCGGTCCTCACGCTTCGTCGCTCATTCACGAGGCTGTTGCGGCAGTGCAGATGGAGGCAACGCTCGAAGAACTGGAGCAGACCATCCATGCCCACCCGAGCTTCGCGGAGGCGTTGGGTGAGGCCATTCACGACGCACAGGGCCACGCCATCCACAAGGCATAG
- a CDS encoding SpoIID/LytB domain-containing protein produces the protein MEARTICRVIRIALWIAVFAALAAPARAQLRPVRVLLKSWEGVRQVQVSAEAGLVLLSADGSRFSQAKPGESVSLTANAAGIVRPNAAPMAEVVVAPIAGSVSLVSEKKKASYRGWLRVTVVDGKLRLTNEVALESYLMSVVPAEMPSGFPQQALRAQAVAARTFMLKRMLTNAEKDFDLTDGEGAQTYAGTATEKPTTTEAVMATAGLVLTFAGDYCDTVYSADCGGHTAASDEMGFGGTTPYLCGTPDAPYCSTSPHRGWRVERTTEQWAQLAKKLGKDVGPVQSLAVTKVGPSGRAQSVSIQGPKGTLETTGAAIRKVLGYDVCKSTMFSAIQTPEGWVLVGNGWGHGVGLCQYGAAGRAIAGQSFEEILAAYYPGTELKKVLSDDRPALSVKP, from the coding sequence ATGGAGGCCAGAACGATCTGCCGGGTTATCAGGATTGCCCTCTGGATCGCAGTGTTCGCTGCGCTCGCGGCCCCCGCTCGGGCGCAGCTCCGGCCTGTGCGGGTGCTCCTCAAGTCCTGGGAAGGCGTGCGGCAGGTCCAAGTATCGGCGGAGGCGGGCCTCGTGCTGCTGTCTGCGGACGGCAGTCGCTTCAGCCAGGCAAAACCCGGAGAGTCTGTCAGCCTCACGGCTAACGCCGCAGGCATTGTCCGGCCGAACGCCGCACCCATGGCTGAAGTTGTGGTCGCCCCCATCGCCGGTTCCGTCTCCCTGGTCTCCGAGAAGAAAAAAGCCTCCTATCGCGGCTGGCTCCGTGTCACAGTCGTGGACGGCAAGCTACGCCTGACCAACGAGGTGGCACTCGAGAGCTACCTGATGTCGGTCGTGCCCGCCGAGATGCCGAGCGGGTTCCCACAGCAAGCGCTGCGCGCGCAGGCGGTGGCCGCCCGAACCTTCATGCTCAAGCGTATGCTGACCAACGCCGAGAAAGACTTCGACCTGACGGACGGGGAGGGCGCACAAACCTACGCAGGCACCGCCACCGAGAAGCCGACCACCACCGAAGCCGTGATGGCTACCGCCGGGCTGGTGCTCACCTTCGCAGGGGACTATTGCGACACCGTGTACAGCGCTGATTGCGGCGGTCACACGGCGGCATCGGACGAGATGGGATTTGGAGGCACAACGCCCTATCTGTGTGGCACGCCAGACGCCCCCTACTGCTCCACGAGCCCACACCGCGGGTGGCGCGTCGAGCGAACCACCGAGCAGTGGGCGCAGTTGGCCAAGAAGCTGGGTAAAGACGTGGGGCCGGTGCAATCCCTCGCGGTCACCAAGGTCGGGCCGAGCGGCCGTGCTCAGTCGGTCAGCATACAGGGCCCGAAGGGCACACTGGAGACCACCGGCGCCGCCATCCGCAAAGTGTTGGGCTACGATGTGTGCAAGAGCACCATGTTCAGCGCCATCCAGACGCCGGAAGGATGGGTGCTGGTCGGGAACGGCTGGGGTCACGGCGTGGGGTTGTGCCAGTACGGTGCCGCCGGACGCGCGATTGCCGGGCAAAGCTTCGAGGAGATTCTGGCTGCGTACTATCCCGGAACCGAACTCAAGAAAGTCCTTTCGGATGATCGGCCGGCCCTCTCAGTGAAGCCCTAA